Proteins encoded within one genomic window of Terriglobus sp. TAA 43:
- a CDS encoding type II toxin-antitoxin system PemK/MazF family toxin, translated as MSTALARLKPGEVYRGESRDATGHEQKYPRPMAVVSIEKANGGEIIVCVPLTSQKSKHDRTLPSWNVRIPASEIKPVSTAPPIPRDSIALCDQITACTRERLHQLWAHLTPDALEAIRIGIQRVLGL; from the coding sequence ATGTCCACTGCCCTTGCACGTCTTAAGCCAGGAGAGGTCTATCGCGGCGAATCCCGGGATGCAACCGGCCATGAGCAGAAATACCCTCGGCCGATGGCGGTAGTCTCGATCGAAAAAGCGAATGGCGGGGAGATCATTGTTTGCGTTCCTCTCACTTCACAAAAATCAAAGCATGACAGAACGTTGCCGTCTTGGAACGTTCGCATACCCGCGTCGGAGATAAAACCGGTTTCCACTGCTCCGCCAATTCCCAGAGATTCTATCGCTCTATGCGATCAGATAACCGCTTGCACGCGTGAACGCTTACATCAGTTATGGGCTCATCTCACGCCTGACGCTCTTGAGGCCATCAGAATCGGCATACAGAGAGTTCTAGGCCTCTAA
- a CDS encoding anti-sigma factor domain-containing protein, giving the protein MNEHLQFDEDLELYALGVLDAEERRAFETHLAGCALCKSQLSEAQQRVGLLGSSVAQTQPAPHVKQALMERVRLESPARVVSPRTSERKSFWSVFSQPVLAWGCAAVIALVALIFASQARTLKSHLNSLQAEMQTQRDAAAKDRRVAELLTSPQTQRVALKQPTDAARPEGRVYYQPQQGLLFYAANLPAAPSDHVYQLWLVPAEGAPISAGIFQTDGKGEASVLLPELPAGAVAKAFAVTVEPAGGVPQPTGPKVLIGLV; this is encoded by the coding sequence ATGAACGAGCACCTACAATTCGACGAAGATCTCGAGCTGTATGCTCTTGGCGTTCTTGACGCAGAAGAACGGCGTGCGTTTGAAACGCACCTTGCCGGGTGTGCTCTTTGTAAGAGCCAGCTTTCAGAGGCGCAGCAACGTGTTGGTCTTTTAGGAAGCAGTGTCGCGCAGACGCAGCCTGCGCCGCACGTGAAGCAAGCGCTCATGGAACGTGTTCGCCTGGAATCACCAGCTCGCGTGGTTTCGCCAAGAACATCTGAACGAAAGTCCTTCTGGAGTGTGTTTTCGCAACCCGTGCTTGCGTGGGGCTGTGCCGCAGTGATCGCGTTGGTTGCGCTTATTTTCGCCAGTCAGGCGCGAACATTAAAGAGTCATCTGAACTCGTTGCAGGCGGAGATGCAGACGCAGCGAGACGCAGCCGCCAAAGACCGCAGAGTTGCCGAGCTTCTAACGTCGCCGCAGACCCAACGTGTGGCGCTGAAACAGCCGACTGACGCGGCGCGTCCTGAAGGCAGAGTGTATTACCAGCCACAACAGGGCCTGCTGTTCTACGCAGCCAATCTACCCGCTGCTCCAAGCGATCACGTGTATCAGCTGTGGTTGGTTCCAGCGGAGGGGGCACCCATCTCGGCCGGCATCTTTCAAACTGATGGCAAAGGTGAAGCATCCGTGCTTCTACCCGAACTGCCCGCAGGAGCTGTGGCAAAAGCGTTCGCTGTGACCGTGGAACCCGCAGGTGGGGTACCGCAGCCCACAGGTCCGAAAGTTTTAATTGGTCTCGTGTAG
- a CDS encoding RNA polymerase sigma factor → MRSIAAHDESALAELYDRHAAPLYSLIRRIVHDEAAAEEILQDVFLHVWKVAPRFDQARGKLRGWLLVMARNRALSHLRKRQDVQVDDLDVYAIPTTGTQETIAEQNELTAKIHAALEEMPPELSQLFELAYFEGMTHSEIAQRTGQPLGTVKTRLRSGLISLRRVFQL, encoded by the coding sequence ATGCGGAGCATTGCAGCTCACGATGAGTCTGCGCTTGCAGAACTGTATGATCGCCACGCGGCCCCCCTATATTCATTGATCCGACGCATCGTTCACGATGAAGCCGCTGCGGAAGAGATTCTGCAGGATGTATTTCTACATGTCTGGAAGGTAGCACCACGCTTTGACCAGGCCCGAGGAAAGTTGCGCGGATGGCTCCTGGTGATGGCCCGCAATCGTGCGTTGTCTCATCTGCGGAAACGCCAGGACGTACAAGTAGATGATTTGGACGTTTACGCGATTCCTACAACGGGCACGCAGGAGACGATCGCTGAGCAGAACGAACTAACGGCAAAGATCCATGCCGCGCTTGAAGAAATGCCACCCGAACTATCTCAGTTGTTTGAACTCGCGTATTTCGAAGGGATGACGCACAGCGAAATTGCACAACGAACCGGGCAGCCTTTAGGTACAGTCAAAACAAGACTGCGATCAGGGCTAATCAGTCTGCGCAGAGTGTTTCAACTATGA
- a CDS encoding fasciclin domain-containing protein, whose product MKNRLLAMCSMMLLLVAPSLVAQQDPMVGGAAMYPTKNIVENAANSKDHTTLVAAVKAAGLVDTLEGSGPFTVFAPTNEAFAKLPAGTVDTLLKPENKPMLTKVLTYHVVSGKLDSAAIKKMLKEGHGKAELNTVSGGKLWVMDHSGKIMLKDEKGGMSTVTIADVYQSNGVIHVIDAVLMPN is encoded by the coding sequence ATGAAGAATCGATTGCTGGCGATGTGTTCGATGATGCTTCTGCTGGTTGCCCCTTCACTGGTGGCTCAACAGGATCCCATGGTGGGTGGCGCTGCGATGTATCCCACAAAGAACATCGTGGAGAACGCGGCGAACTCAAAGGACCACACAACGCTTGTCGCAGCGGTCAAGGCTGCGGGCTTGGTGGATACGCTGGAAGGCTCCGGGCCGTTTACCGTTTTTGCCCCTACCAACGAGGCATTCGCGAAGCTTCCTGCCGGAACCGTAGACACGCTGTTGAAGCCCGAAAACAAACCTATGCTCACAAAAGTGCTGACCTATCACGTGGTCTCCGGCAAGCTGGACAGCGCAGCCATCAAGAAGATGTTGAAGGAAGGCCATGGCAAAGCAGAACTGAACACGGTGAGCGGAGGCAAGCTATGGGTAATGGACCATAGCGGCAAGATCATGCTGAAGGATGAAAAGGGCGGAATGTCGACCGTCACCATTGCAGATGTCTATCAATCGAACGGTGTCATCCACGTGATTGACGCTGTACTTATGCCGAACTGA
- a CDS encoding ferritin-like domain-containing protein, producing the protein MNKLSRLITEDLSRRKFLAAAGIAVTALAAAGCGGNNNSSTTTPPTTPPTTPAVTDTDILNFALNLEYLEAEFYLRAATGSGLSSTDAGSSAGAVTGGSMVAFKTPAIQQYANEIANHELAHVRFLRKALGSAAVNRPAIDLTASFNAAASAAGIGSTFNPFQDENSFLLGAFVFEDVGVTAYHGAASLLTSTTNLAAAAGILATEAYHAGTIRSLIAQLGDPYLTTANKISMLRATAGGGAETTLDGSHIVAADSNSISYDRTTDQVLHIVYLSAAAGVVSKGGFYPNGMNGTITASKS; encoded by the coding sequence GTGAACAAGCTCAGTCGGCTCATCACGGAAGATCTTTCGCGGCGCAAGTTTCTAGCGGCCGCAGGCATAGCAGTGACCGCATTGGCTGCGGCTGGCTGCGGCGGCAACAATAACTCGTCAACAACGACTCCTCCAACTACTCCCCCCACCACTCCGGCTGTTACAGATACAGACATTCTGAACTTTGCGCTCAACCTGGAGTATCTGGAAGCAGAGTTCTATCTGCGTGCCGCGACCGGCTCAGGTCTTTCGAGCACTGACGCTGGATCCAGTGCAGGTGCTGTGACTGGCGGATCGATGGTTGCATTCAAGACTCCCGCCATTCAGCAGTACGCGAATGAAATTGCAAACCATGAACTGGCGCACGTTCGCTTCTTGCGGAAGGCGCTCGGCTCTGCCGCAGTGAATCGCCCAGCAATCGATCTCACAGCAAGCTTCAATGCTGCTGCATCTGCGGCAGGCATTGGCTCCACCTTTAATCCGTTTCAGGATGAAAACAGCTTTTTACTTGGCGCGTTTGTCTTTGAAGACGTGGGTGTGACCGCGTATCACGGTGCAGCGAGTCTTCTTACCAGTACAACGAATCTCGCGGCGGCGGCAGGCATTCTTGCGACCGAGGCCTACCATGCAGGCACCATTCGTTCTTTGATTGCACAGCTTGGTGATCCGTATCTCACCACCGCAAACAAGATATCCATGCTTCGTGCTACCGCTGGCGGCGGTGCGGAAACCACACTGGATGGAAGCCACATTGTTGCAGCAGATTCCAACTCCATCTCCTACGACCGCACGACCGACCAGGTCCTGCACATCGTCTACCTCAGTGCCGCAGCGGGCGTCGTCAGCAAGGGTGGCTTCTATCCCAATGGCATGAACGGCACCATCACCGCTTCAAAGTCCTAA
- a CDS encoding ferritin-like domain-containing protein — MENILENNLRDQPSPEARSRRSALMLGGAALAGMALGSKAFAQSSGVTDNDILNFALNLEFLEAQFYTLAVTGTTIDQAGLSIKGGGGAAGGTVTVKANPKVAFTTTLLQQFAAEVASDEQNHVKFLQSALGSNAVAMPNIDLMNSFNALASAAGLGSTFDPFANETNFLIGAFIFEDVGVTAYQGAAGLITNKTYLDKAVGIHNVEAYHAASIRTRIFQAGSTAQTISQAIAATRAKLDGTNNDDIGVGVNGSASTIVDCDSNGMTYARTTTQVLNIVYGGGAAGKGGAFFPAAMNGTVK; from the coding sequence ATGGAAAACATATTGGAAAACAATCTTCGCGATCAGCCGTCTCCGGAAGCGCGCTCGCGTCGTTCGGCTCTCATGCTTGGCGGTGCAGCACTTGCCGGCATGGCGCTGGGCAGCAAGGCATTCGCGCAATCCTCAGGCGTAACCGACAACGACATTCTTAATTTCGCACTGAACCTTGAGTTCCTTGAGGCGCAGTTCTACACGCTGGCTGTGACCGGCACAACCATCGACCAAGCGGGACTCTCGATCAAAGGCGGTGGCGGTGCGGCAGGCGGCACGGTTACCGTGAAGGCAAATCCGAAGGTCGCATTCACCACAACACTTCTGCAGCAGTTTGCAGCGGAAGTGGCTTCCGACGAGCAGAACCACGTGAAGTTTCTTCAATCCGCGCTGGGTTCCAACGCGGTTGCCATGCCCAACATTGATTTAATGAACAGCTTTAATGCCTTGGCCTCTGCGGCCGGACTTGGTTCCACCTTTGATCCATTCGCAAACGAAACAAACTTCCTCATAGGGGCATTTATCTTTGAGGATGTCGGCGTTACTGCATACCAGGGTGCCGCCGGACTCATCACCAACAAGACCTATTTGGATAAGGCCGTCGGCATTCATAACGTGGAGGCTTACCATGCGGCCAGTATTCGCACGCGTATCTTCCAAGCTGGCAGCACGGCCCAGACCATTTCTCAAGCCATCGCCGCAACACGCGCCAAGCTGGACGGCACAAACAATGACGACATCGGTGTTGGCGTCAACGGAAGTGCATCCACCATTGTGGACTGCGATAGCAACGGGATGACCTATGCTCGCACCACAACCCAGGTTCTGAACATCGTCTATGGAGGGGGCGCCGCGGGTAAAGGCGGAGCCTTCTTCCCGGCGGCGATGAACGGAACCGTGAAGTAG
- a CDS encoding PP2C family protein-serine/threonine phosphatase — MNDLQIASRAFRTALLTSERRRIFGVTAFLLIFASAIIVRGIVFGSHMSPWGAAFLFAVVAYELWTLHKVSVALETGHDLPGWLLWFNILAEVTVPVLGVAYFSSPSLAVGYRAVATPWVLALFPLIMLSVLRLNPLVSRILGLVAACGFLASAYYLGWRLNLHELRAHTAAETAVIFYAALLLASGFIAGIVSSEVRRYVDAALHEAEIERQLKQVEHDLEIARSIQQSLLPRMRPTVNGLEISGWNLPADATGGDYFDWRVLPDGRVVVTLADVTGHGIGPALLASLCRAYARSCFDTHADVTLAMQHINRFFGEDLPSGKFATFVAAVCSSEGAKVELLSAGHGPLFVYTSAQDTFAQFGAQAIPLGLLPELNPAEPLVLHLDEGDLVVLATDGFFEWEDASGEQFGLERLEQAVRKARDLAPEEIIAELYHAVKHFAGGTEQIDDLTAVVIKRVPTAP, encoded by the coding sequence ATGAACGATCTGCAGATCGCCTCCAGGGCTTTTCGCACGGCGCTTCTTACCAGCGAGCGTCGCCGCATCTTCGGTGTAACCGCCTTTTTGTTGATATTCGCAAGTGCCATCATCGTCAGGGGCATCGTCTTTGGCTCGCACATGAGCCCATGGGGAGCCGCGTTTCTATTTGCAGTCGTGGCATATGAGCTGTGGACGCTGCACAAGGTAAGCGTGGCACTCGAAACGGGCCACGACCTTCCGGGCTGGTTGTTGTGGTTCAACATACTGGCGGAAGTTACTGTGCCGGTCCTGGGTGTCGCCTACTTCTCCAGTCCGTCACTCGCAGTTGGCTATCGGGCTGTGGCAACGCCATGGGTACTCGCACTGTTCCCGCTGATCATGCTGTCTGTATTGCGCCTCAATCCGCTGGTCTCGCGGATACTTGGCCTGGTAGCTGCATGCGGCTTTTTAGCGAGCGCCTATTATCTGGGATGGCGGCTTAACCTGCATGAACTACGTGCGCATACAGCCGCCGAGACCGCCGTAATTTTCTATGCGGCTCTGCTCCTGGCGAGTGGCTTTATTGCCGGCATAGTGAGCAGTGAAGTGCGCAGATATGTAGATGCAGCACTGCACGAAGCCGAGATCGAGAGGCAGTTGAAGCAAGTAGAACACGATCTGGAAATCGCGCGATCGATTCAACAGTCGTTGTTGCCACGGATGCGACCGACCGTGAATGGACTGGAGATCAGCGGATGGAACCTGCCAGCGGATGCGACCGGCGGCGACTACTTCGACTGGAGGGTGCTACCCGATGGGCGGGTCGTGGTCACACTGGCAGATGTGACCGGCCACGGTATCGGACCTGCGCTACTCGCTTCACTATGCCGAGCCTATGCGCGATCATGTTTCGACACGCACGCGGACGTGACGCTAGCGATGCAGCACATCAATCGATTCTTCGGCGAGGATCTTCCGTCAGGAAAGTTTGCGACGTTTGTTGCGGCCGTGTGCTCGAGTGAGGGCGCAAAAGTTGAACTGCTGTCGGCGGGGCATGGGCCGTTGTTCGTTTATACGTCGGCACAAGATACCTTTGCGCAATTCGGTGCGCAGGCGATTCCGCTCGGTCTGCTGCCAGAGCTGAATCCTGCTGAGCCGTTGGTTCTACATCTTGATGAAGGGGATTTGGTAGTGCTCGCCACGGATGGTTTCTTCGAGTGGGAAGATGCATCAGGCGAGCAGTTCGGGTTGGAACGCCTGGAGCAGGCAGTTCGCAAAGCTCGTGACCTCGCACCAGAAGAGATCATCGCTGAGCTTTATCACGCGGTGAAACACTTTGCCGGAGGCACAGAACAGATAGACGATCTAACGGCTGTGGTCATCAAGCGCGTACCAACCGCCCCGTAA
- a CDS encoding ABC transporter ATP-binding protein: protein MLKFIRALIQPYRRTLCVIFLAMLVEAAMSLAAPWPLKIILDDVVKKHGQPSGVSKFMYEHFAHSDPVHFAGVIAVLFVLIAILGSVASYIDNYYTESVGQWVAYDLRLKVYTHLQRLSLGYYSTHETGSILSTLTTDIQTIQGFASSQTLNILVDMLTIVCMLGLMFWLNWDFTLIALAVTPFLLLFVSRFKKAVKAATHEVRKQQSEIVSVVQEGLQSMVVVEAFGQEKTEERMLADVSQSAVNAALKARSVKSLLSPVVSITVAACTALVLWRGAALILAGTMSIGSLTVYLAYLSRFFKPVKDLATTTNAIAQVSVGTERVRAILDADGSIPDDPNGIELESLRGEIELRHVAFGYDTTTQVLSDVSVTIKPGDFVGVVGMTGSGKSTLMSLLPRFYDVSSGELLLDGEDVRKYKLAWLRNQIGYVMQETILFRGTILDNILFGHPGATRDDAIQAAKLANADEFITRMPLGYDTVVGERGSTLSGGQRQRIGIARVMIRKNPILLLDEPTAALDSESEKLVIDGLETLMHGKTVIAIAHRLSTIRNANLILVLADGVIAESGTHEELMSRNGIYAGLYHVQFNAASETPTEISSPLDHTRNIECPVP, encoded by the coding sequence ATGCTGAAGTTCATCCGAGCCCTGATCCAACCCTACCGCCGCACGCTATGTGTCATCTTCCTCGCCATGCTGGTAGAAGCGGCCATGAGCCTGGCTGCGCCGTGGCCGTTGAAAATCATCCTCGATGATGTGGTGAAGAAGCATGGCCAGCCATCGGGAGTCTCTAAGTTCATGTACGAGCATTTCGCTCATAGCGATCCAGTTCATTTCGCTGGTGTAATCGCAGTGTTGTTTGTTCTGATCGCGATCCTCGGCAGCGTCGCTTCTTACATCGACAACTACTACACCGAGAGCGTTGGACAGTGGGTCGCGTATGACCTTCGGTTGAAGGTATATACGCACCTACAGCGACTTTCGCTCGGCTATTACAGCACGCACGAGACCGGCTCCATCCTCAGCACACTCACCACCGACATCCAGACGATCCAGGGGTTTGCATCCTCTCAAACGCTGAACATCCTCGTCGACATGCTCACGATCGTATGCATGCTCGGACTTATGTTCTGGCTCAACTGGGATTTCACCCTCATTGCGCTGGCAGTCACGCCGTTCCTTCTGCTGTTCGTCTCGCGCTTCAAGAAGGCGGTGAAGGCTGCTACGCACGAGGTTCGCAAGCAGCAAAGCGAAATCGTCTCCGTTGTGCAGGAGGGTCTTCAATCCATGGTAGTGGTGGAGGCCTTCGGCCAAGAGAAGACCGAGGAACGCATGCTTGCCGACGTTAGCCAATCCGCGGTCAATGCGGCATTAAAAGCTCGCAGCGTAAAGTCGCTCCTGTCGCCGGTGGTAAGCATCACTGTTGCGGCTTGCACAGCGCTTGTTCTGTGGCGCGGTGCAGCCCTCATTCTTGCGGGTACCATGAGCATCGGCTCGCTCACCGTCTACCTTGCCTATCTCAGCCGCTTCTTTAAGCCGGTGAAAGATCTCGCAACAACCACAAATGCCATCGCGCAAGTCTCCGTCGGGACAGAGCGTGTGCGCGCCATCCTGGATGCAGACGGCTCCATCCCCGATGACCCCAATGGCATTGAGCTTGAATCGTTACGCGGCGAGATTGAGTTGCGTCATGTTGCATTCGGCTATGACACAACAACACAGGTACTGTCAGATGTTTCGGTGACAATCAAGCCGGGCGATTTCGTCGGCGTTGTCGGCATGACGGGCAGCGGCAAGTCCACACTCATGAGCCTGCTGCCACGCTTTTACGACGTTAGCTCGGGCGAATTGCTCCTTGATGGCGAAGACGTGCGCAAGTACAAGCTCGCCTGGCTCCGCAATCAAATCGGCTACGTCATGCAGGAGACCATTCTCTTTCGCGGAACGATTCTCGACAACATCCTCTTCGGTCACCCCGGAGCGACGCGTGACGATGCTATCCAAGCTGCGAAGCTTGCCAACGCGGATGAGTTCATCACACGCATGCCACTTGGCTACGATACCGTCGTCGGCGAGCGCGGATCGACACTCTCCGGTGGGCAGCGTCAACGCATCGGTATCGCACGTGTCATGATCCGCAAGAACCCGATTCTGTTGCTCGATGAACCTACAGCAGCGCTCGATAGCGAATCGGAAAAGCTTGTCATCGACGGGCTGGAAACACTCATGCACGGCAAGACCGTCATCGCCATCGCACACCGCCTCAGCACGATCCGCAACGCGAACCTAATCCTTGTGCTAGCAGATGGTGTTATCGCAGAAAGCGGCACACACGAAGAATTGATGTCACGTAACGGCATCTATGCCGGCCTGTATCACGTACAGTTCAATGCAGCGTCTGAGACCCCAACGGAGATATCATCTCCTCTCGATCACACGAGGAATATCGAATGTCCCGTACCTTAG
- a CDS encoding phospholipase D-like domain-containing protein, translating into MSRTLVVLPDDSAQPILDAIAGARSSIRIKMFIFSDPQLLASTIAAHRRGIKVRIMLNPSRRDGQKENEASRKMLVDAGVDVIDSNPAYDLTHEKSMVIDDDVAFVESLNWQTKNLTVTRDYAVVTRHRHEVAEIIECFEADWHRTSFLAGDRSRLIWCVGNGRERLAQLIDDSKHSLWLQNERYQDPVIIEHLVRAVQRGVKIHLMARPPHTLKKDKLIEGVSGLRILNDVGVKVHRMHHLKLHAKLLLADGKRAIIGSINLAPGSFDSRRELAIALDDKPLITRIESVLHHDWANSKSMDLSDKGLLEELSGVDDHVKESLAL; encoded by the coding sequence ATGTCCCGTACCTTAGTTGTTCTGCCCGATGATTCAGCCCAGCCGATCCTTGATGCCATCGCAGGTGCCCGCAGTTCTATCCGCATCAAGATGTTTATCTTTTCCGATCCGCAGCTGCTCGCCAGCACGATCGCCGCGCATCGTCGTGGAATAAAGGTACGCATCATGCTCAACCCCTCGCGCCGCGACGGACAAAAGGAGAACGAAGCTTCCCGAAAGATGCTCGTTGATGCTGGCGTGGATGTCATCGATAGCAACCCCGCCTACGACCTGACTCATGAGAAGTCCATGGTCATCGACGATGACGTTGCCTTTGTGGAGTCATTGAATTGGCAGACGAAGAATCTCACCGTCACGCGCGACTACGCCGTTGTAACGCGCCACCGGCACGAGGTCGCAGAGATCATCGAATGCTTTGAAGCAGACTGGCATCGGACGTCATTTCTTGCAGGGGATCGCTCACGCTTGATCTGGTGCGTGGGCAATGGTCGCGAGCGCCTTGCGCAACTGATCGATGACTCAAAGCACTCCTTATGGTTGCAAAACGAACGCTACCAGGACCCCGTTATCATCGAGCATCTCGTACGCGCCGTGCAGCGTGGCGTAAAGATTCATCTGATGGCGCGCCCTCCACACACGCTCAAGAAAGACAAGTTGATTGAGGGCGTGAGCGGACTGCGCATTCTGAACGATGTCGGCGTAAAAGTTCATCGGATGCATCACCTGAAGCTGCATGCCAAGCTGTTACTCGCCGACGGCAAACGAGCCATCATTGGATCCATCAATCTCGCGCCAGGCAGCTTTGACAGCCGTCGCGAACTCGCCATCGCCCTTGACGATAAACCGCTGATCACACGTATCGAATCCGTTCTTCATCACGACTGGGCCAACTCTAAGTCGATGGATTTATCCGACAAAGGCCTGCTGGAAGAGCTAAGCGGAGTGGATGACCATGTGAAGGAGTCCCTCGCCCTATAG